CCAAAGATCTGTAGCGGCGTGTCGTAGTCGGCCTTTTCGTCGGCTTCGGCGCGGACCTGGCGGCTGAGTTCGTTAGGGATCCAGTCCCACTTTTCGCAGAGAAAGTCGCGGTTATAGCCGGGCGCTAAGTTCCGGCCGATCATTGCGGCTTCGATGGGGATAGTCCCGGAGCCACACACGGGGTCGACGAACGGCATGTCGGCGTGCCAGCTGGTCAACGCGATCAACGCGGCGGCCATGTTTTCCTTGATGGGCGCGCCCCCTTTGCCAACCCGGTAGCCACGCTTAAACAGACTCGGACCGGTGGTGTCTAACGTCAAGATGACGTGGTCCTTGTTGATCATGACTTCCAGTGGATAGGTCGCCCCGGTTTCGGGCAACCGCGTCCGCCGGTGGTAGATGGCGGCTAATTTCGTGGCTACGGCCTTCTTGACGATGGCTTGGGCGTCAGGCACACTGTGCAGTTGCGACTTTTGCGACCGGCCTTCCACCGGAAAGGCGGCGTCCATGGGTAAGAATTGGTCCCACGGCACGGCCTTGGTGGCTTCGAAGAGTTCGTCAAAGGTCACCGCGTCAAATTCGGCCACGATGATCCGAATTCGGTCGGCCGTCCGCAGCCAGAGATTCGTTTTTAAGATGTCGGCGATGGTGCCGTCAAAGCGCACCCGCCCGTTTTCGACCTGCGTCTGGTACCCCAGGTCCCGTAATTCGCGACCCGCTAAGGCTTCCACGCCCGCTGCGGTGGCCGCATATAAATGAAATTTTTCCATATTGTCCTCCTGTTGTGCATTCCTCAAAGCGTCTGGCTCGAACCAGACATTTTTATCAGTTCAAAATGGTGCCGAAACGTGCGCCAAAGAGCACCAGGTTCCGCTTAACCCCGTTAGGCAGACAATCCCAACCCAGGATTATCCACCTGACGTCGTTAATGCTCACCAGCTAACCGCCCTTTGTCCCACTCTGATTAGACCCTAACTTTTGGCCATTTCGAGGAGACCTAGGATAATCCTATCATTGAATGGCGGGACTGACCACCATTCCCCGAAAATTTTGGTTAAAAAAAGAACGGCAGCCACCTAGCTACCATTCCTCAAGACTACTTTGCCGCCGGTCGTGTGGCGGCACTGGTCAGCTGGTCCCAGTAATCGGCCAAGCGTTCGGCCTGGGCTAAGGTGATATCCCCGGCCGCCAGGTTATGCCAAAGTAAATTATTGATCAGCTTGACCGGCACCCCGGTCGCCTGGGCCAGCTGGTACGGATTATTGCCCATGTGTTGTAAAACTAATTGAACCTTCTGACTCGTTTTCATCACTCACTGCCACCCCTTATGCTGGAAACACTTAGCGTTAAGGTAGCATAGATCACCCGTTAAGGCATAGCCGAAGGTCCTATAAATTTAGGCATAAAAAAAGTGGGAGCAAGCTCCCACCACCTGACTAAGTGCAAATCCCTGTAAGCCATGTTTTGTACTGACCGCTAACTCAGGCAGCTAGCGTCCAGCGGTAATCATCTATCTCAGACATTTCTGTCTGCCCCACGCATCGTTCGGTTCCTTACGTGAAGCTCCCCTACCAAAGTTTGGGTTT
Above is a window of Levilactobacillus zymae DNA encoding:
- a CDS encoding class I SAM-dependent RNA methyltransferase, with protein sequence MEKFHLYAATAAGVEALAGRELRDLGYQTQVENGRVRFDGTIADILKTNLWLRTADRIRIIVAEFDAVTFDELFEATKAVPWDQFLPMDAAFPVEGRSQKSQLHSVPDAQAIVKKAVATKLAAIYHRRTRLPETGATYPLEVMINKDHVILTLDTTGPSLFKRGYRVGKGGAPIKENMAAALIALTSWHADMPFVDPVCGSGTIPIEAAMIGRNLAPGYNRDFLCEKWDWIPNELSRQVRAEADEKADYDTPLQIFGSDIDGSMIEIAKRNAAEAGLSQDITFKQLAVQDFTTDLHHGVIVANPPYGERLSDQAGVRALYKQMGQVFKPLTDWSKYILTADLEFEHFYGQKATKKRKLYNGALRTDYFQFWAQRKPRHKAAH